The sequence GATCTGGAGGGAGGAAGAGACAGAAGGGGTAAGGACAAAGTTATAAATCAGGGACAAGATTATGCAGAAGCGGGTCAGGTTAGCCCACGGGGGCAACCCGGTTTGCATGGGGCGCATGCAAGGCCTCGTGGTCGCTACGTGAGGAAGCCCAGGAAGTCCTTTGAGGCGGGACAAAGAGAGTGCTTCCGGGATGGATTTGATTATGAAGGAAGAAAGAGGAGGCCACGTCAGGTGTGGGTGCCTAAAGGTGATCCAGATAGGAGGGGAAATACAGATGTTTTCATTCGCGATACGAGGCGAAAAACTACCTCAGTGTTTGAACGCATCTCAGATGACATGAGTGGATCGGCGGACCCCGACTCCCGGGGCCGCCGGGGACAATGAATATCCTTGCCTGGAACTGTCGAGGTTTGGGGTTGGACTCGACAGTAGGCGAACTACGTGACCTGATACGGTCCCACAACCCAACGGTGGTTTTCTTGAgtgaaacaaagaagagggcaggAGCGATGGAAAAATTAAAATGGAGTTTGGGTTTCAGGAGTGGTGTAGCGGTGAGCTGTGTGGGAAGAAGTGGTGGGCTGGCTCTGTGGTGGAGAGAACATGTGCAGGTATCCATTAGGCCGTGGTGCCAATATTTTCTGGACGCGAAAGTGGAGGTAGACGGTAAAACCTTTAGAATCACTGGATTCTATGGGGAACCAGACACTGAGAAGAGGAAAAAATCTTGGGATGCATTAAGATACCTACGATCACAGGATAATCTCCCGTGGCTTTGTGCGGGTGATTTTAATGAAGCTATGTTCCAATCCGACCAGCAGGGGGAAAGTTGAGGAGCTTTGCACAGATGGAAGACTTCAGAGACTGTGCAGCGGAATGTGGCCTTGCGGACCTGGGTTTCACTGGGTATAGATACACCTGGGACAATAGGAGAGATGGTGACGCAAATATCCAGGTCCGGCTTGACCGTGCAATGTGCACGGATGATTTTCTGGAGTTGTTCCCGGAAACGTTTGTGGAGCATATAATCACGGAGGAATCTGATCATATAGCCCTACTAGTGCATGTGATGGAGACGGCTCCAACACAGAGACAAAGGGGGCTTTTCCTTTTAGGTTTGAAGAAGCGTGGACTAAGCATACAGATTATGAGCGCATGGTTGTGGATGCGTGGGAAGCAGCGAGTTCGGGAGGCAGTGGAATAGCAGCCGTCTGGGAAAAGATCCATCAAGTTTCGGCGGATATGCAGCGGTGGAGCCGGGCTATTTTTGGGTCTATTCGAAGACAAATCTCAAAGCTCAAAAATCAGCTGGAAGACGCTAAGGTTAGAGCACTGGAGACGGGTACCTCACTGGAGGTACGCGATCTTGAAGGCCAGTTGAGAGAAATATATGCGACAGAAGAGGTATACTATAGGCAACGATCTCGTGTGGATTGGCTAAAGGAAGGTGATCAAAACACAAAATATTTCCAGGGACGGGCCTCTCACAGAAAGAGGAAAAATACTGTACGTGCGTTGCAACGCAGCGACGGCACAAAGTGTATGGTGGATGAGGATATGAGGGAGATGGCGGCGTCATTCTATGAGTTGTTGTTTACCTCTGAGGGGTCCGTGGGCGTACATGAACTGCTGGAGATCATCAACCCAACAGTCACAGTACAAATGAACGAGAAGCTGGTGCAAAGAGTGACAGATATGGAGATTGAGGAAGCGTTGTTTCAGATGGGGCCAACAAAGGCCCCGGGGCCGGACGGGCTACCTGCGCTCTTCTACCAACGGCACTGGCCGATGGTAAAGGACGATGTGTGCCGGGCAGTGAGGGATTTCCTTGAGGGTGTGGCCGCGCCAGAGAATTTCAACGCCACAACGATTGTGATGATTCCGAAAGTTAACTCACCGGAGTTGCTTTCGCAGTTCCGTCCGATAAGTTTATGTAATGTTTTGTATAAAGTGGCAGCGAAGGTTCTTGCGAACAGGCTCAAATGCATTCTGCCTGTGCTTATCTCTAAGGAGCAGAGTGCCTTTGTACCAGGTAGGCTCATAACGGACAACGTGTTGGTTGCATACGAGTGTGTCCATGCGATCAGAACCCGGAAAAGGAAAAAACCACTGTGTGCTGTCAAGCTCGATATGACGAAGGCTTACGATAGAGTGGAGTGGATGTTCCTCGAACAGATGTTATCAAAACTCGGGTTTGCGAAGGGTTGGATCGCTATGGTTATGAGATGTGTGACATCTGCCAGATTCACACTGAAGTTGAATGGGGGGCTTTCTAGAGTTTTTCTCCTATCCAGAGGTCTAAGACAAGGGGACCCCCTATCCCCCTACTTATTCTTGTTCTGTGTCGAAGGTTTCTCGGCTTTGCTAAAGAAAGCACAAGATGAGGGAAGTATAAAAGGGGTGGGTTTTGGGGTACTGGCCCCCAAGTCACACACCTTCTGTTTGCTGATGATAGTATAGTGTTCATGCAGGGCACTGTGCAAAATATTCAGGAGCTAAAGAACATCTTGGCTACATATGAGCTCGCTTCTGGACAAAAAATCAACCTCCAGAAATCATCAATTTTCTTTGGGAAAGGTTGTGAACAGCAGCAAAAGGAGGTTCTGAAGCACACCATTGGCATTGAGCAAGAGGCGCTGAGCGAGAGATATCTAGGCCTACCTACTGTTGTCGGTAGATCTAAAGATGGATCTTTTAAGTATGTAATGGAAAGCTGTAAAGGCAAGGTTACGGGCTGGAAAGGACAAGGCCTATCGAAGAAGGCACGAGAAGTGCTCGTTAAGTCAGGGCTCCAGGCAACCCCAACTTTCACCATGACTTGTTTTCACCTATCTAAGAAGATGTGAGGGAAATTGACTTCAATCTCTTCGAAATTCTGGTGGGGTGACAAGGATGGTGAAAGGAAAGTGCATTGGATCGCATGGGATAAAATGTGCCAGTCTAAACGGATCGGAGGGATGGGGTTCCGGGATTATGAAGCTTTTAACCAAGCACTCTTGGCGAAGCAAGCGTGGCGGATCCTACAGTTGCCGAACTCTCTTTGTGCTAGGGTCCTTCGTGCGCGGTACTTTAAAGAGAGCTCAATTCTGAGTGCTACCTGCCCAGCGGGGGGTTCGTATACTTTTAGGAGTATACTCCATGGGCGTGACCTGCTTCGAGAGGGCATCATTTGGCGGATTGGAGATGGCAAATCTGTGAATGTTCACCATGACCCATGGATTCCGAGATAGGGGAGCCTGCTGCCACTGGGCGCAGTGTTTCAACAGGGGGTAGTGAAGGTAGCAGACCTGTTAGACCACTCGGGCACTGCATGGAATAATAGCAAGATTGAGAACTTGTTCCCACCTGATGATGCTGATGATATAAAACAGATTGCGGTGGGTGGCCCTGGGATTAATGACTATATTGCCTGGAATTACACCAAGGATGGGAAGTTCACAGTTAGATCTGCATATCACCTACGGATGAGCCTCAACTCTGCAAGGCTGGGACGGCCGGGACCCTCCTCGGCCTCCTTTACTCACCGGGGATGGCTGGCCATGTGGGACACGGACGCACCGGGTAAAGCAAAAGTGCATATGTGGCGACTGATGAGGAATGGCCTGGCTACGGGGACGGAGTTGCTGCGTCGACGTATTAAGGCTGGAGTCTTCTGTGTGGCCTGTGGAAGGGAAGAAGATGGTCTCCATAGGTTTTGGGGGTGCCCACACTCCATGTGCTTCTGGAGGCAGCTTAGCTCGGAGATGGGAATCTCGGTGGCAAACCCACCATGAAGTATTGATTCCCAGAGAAGCTTGAGAAGTGGTTGATGGAATGGTTTGCACAGGCAGACGAAAGAGAGAGATCGGTGATGGTGCAGGCAACATATAACCTTTGGTTAGCGAGAAATGATGCGAGGGATGGACGCAAGATTATAGAGCCTCATGAGTTATCAAGCAGGATTGCTGCTTTTATCAATGAATGGGTTGAGGTGCACAGGAAGGAGGCGAGGGAGACGGCGCAACCGGTGCAGCAAGCGTGGGAGCCTCCGGACGCTGGCTGGACTAAAGCAAATGCTGACGGATCGGTGTGCAAACACAGGCGAAAGGGAGGCATTGGGGTAGTGTTGCGGGATCATGAAGGTGCATTCAGGGCGGCAGCCTGTCAACCCCTAGGAGAGGAGGCCGACCCGGAGAAAGCCGAGCTGCTGGCGTGCAAGAAGGCGGCGCAACTGGCGACAAGCATGGGCGTGAGGCACCTGCATTTGGAGAGCGACTCAGCTCGCGTGGTGGCGATGatcacaaaagaagagaagaatttGTCCGCTCTAGGGCCGATTGTGGAGGAGGTTAAAGCTTTATTAGGTACATTTGTTTCATTTCGTGTCTCGTGGGTGCGCCGTAGCGCAATCGCCGTCACGGATAGGTTAGCTAAGGTGGGAATGGGAGATGAACTATCTCAAGTTTggctctcttcccccccccccccccccccccgactttaTTTTGGATGCTGTATCGGATGAGATCCCTAGTTTTGTTTCATATAATAAATAAAGCGGCGGCAGTTACCATAAAAAAAAAAGGTGGCGCGCGTGTCACCAACACCTGATGTGACGGCGATGTTACTTGCCCCCGCCACTCCTGTCGCTCCCCTATGCGGAGCTACAAAAAGGTAGCGCGCGCATTGCTTCTTCCACGACCATGTGGTAGTAGTAGAGTCGAGAGCTCTTGCTCCTTGGCCATAACGTACGTGCACACGACTGCCCCTTGAATTGAACTGTTCCTGGAGAGGAGATGGCTGGCGGCATGGCTCCGCTGGGGGTGAAGAAGGAGAGGGCGACGGAGTACAAGGGCCAAATGACGCTCGCCGTCGCCATGGCCTGCGTCGTCGCTGCCATCGGGGGCTCCATCTTCGGCTACGACATCGGGATCTCCGGTACGTacccactagctagctagctagctaggtgcATGAACAATCATGCTGTTCTATCCTTTTTATTATTATATCTCGGTTGAGTCACTCACTTGGGGTTCGGTTGTACGAGTGTGGCTACTTTTCTCTGCCGTGCTTGTTGCCACTGACCCTACAGGTGAACCCTATAGGTTGTTTCTAAGCCGAGCTTGAAACCTAACAGCAtgtactattgtactcccttcgttcctaaatgcaagtctttgtagagatttcactatgaaccatatacggatgtatatagatgcgttttaagtttagattcattcattttgctccgtatgtagtccatctagtggaatctttacaaagacttatgtttaggaacagagggaggGAGTAGCAATTTTGCTCCAGCCTGAATTGTTGCTCCCGCCTCGTACTGTTGTGATAACCTAAACCGAACACGCTTCTCACAGTCTCACAAGTCGGGGTCGGGTTCTCGATTATTCTAGCTAGAAGAGGCAGCCTCTAGGCGAAGAGGAAACCCTAGCTACCGAATTTTACTCGGAGGCTGGATGCTGCATCATACGAAGGCCGCCTCAAAGAGAAGAGAGAGTGTTTAGAGGCATGCAGGCAGTAAAATACGTACACACCGGATGTCTTATACTACTAGCAGGGTCATCACGTAACGTTGTAGTGATCTGTAACTTTAATGCCAATCCATTCAAACTCTTGATAAGTATATGGATTTTTTCCATGAATAACCAAAGAAAATGGATAACCCCGACCTCCGCATCATGCTATGCATacaaacattttttttgttaaACATAAAATAACTCCAAGTCACGGGTGTCAAAGGTTTAGAGCAAGACACGACCACACCGGGCGGAAACAAAATTACATAGTTCATCGACATAATCTGCTACTGGCATGCCATTCAAACTGGTTGAACAAACCTTGTGCGACCGTTTGCAAGCGGATGCACCCGGCGGCCATAAGCCCCGCATGTCCACATGTTGTAGTGATGATCATGTTCGAATTGAAGCCGCAGCTCCGAAGATAATCTgcaaaaaaaagggagaagataatcaGTTAAAAACAGAATCATTTTGGCAATTCCAAATCGCGCAAAGAATGTCACAAACTCCTACTCGGGTGTGACCCTCAGATTATGGCGAATACCATCCACATCAAATCAAAGAGGCGAACGAACATGATAGGAATAATGATGAATAGTTTCCtcttgatcacaaaaacaacatttTACAAGGTTATCTTTGGTAAGTATTACCTTCTCCTGCAATAACCCCATGAAAACTTTGATTTTAGAAGGGGCCTTTCTTTTCCAGATATGCTTTCTATGGAAAATAGGCCAAGAACCCATAAGTTACGTATACATGGACTTAACGGTGAACATACCATTGGTAGTCAACCTTCACTGGAATGTATCTGGCATCTAAGTTAGACTGATTGGCACCAACCTACTAACTAAATGGATCCACTTAGTCCATTTTTCACCTAGTAAAGCTCTAAGAATTGAATATTCAATGGGCTTGTCCCCAGAACAGAGGTCAGCGAGGCCTCCTTTCTAAACATAATATTATGAAGGGTAGGCTATTAAAGAGCTAATAAAGTGTCACCAAACCAAGTATTTTCCCATAAACTCGTAGATTCGCCACCACCAACCTTGAAGAACCTCTCCTAAAAAAGAAATACTTGACCTTCATCAAACTCTTCCAAAACGGCGAATTGGTAGGTTTCGCATCAACTCGGGATATCATTTTGGAATACTACTATTTGTTGTGGAACAATTCTTACCAAACACATTTCTCTTTAGGAAAGTATACAACCATTTGGAGAGTAAGCACTTGTTATTGATTTTGAGGTTTTCAATGCCCAATCCAGATTGATCTTTAGAATCTAGATCGGTAGAAGTCTAGCCTTTTTAACCCCTCTTTAGGTATCTAAAAAAAGAGCATGAACATGAATAGGCTCGAGGAACAACGTTGATGAGGGTAAGTCGTCCTCCATATGACAAAGGCTTACCCTTGCAACTATTGAGCTTGTTTTGGAAATAGTCTTCAACTACTTTCCATTCCTTGTTGATGAGCCTATAGTGATGAACGAGGACTCAGATGTACGTAAACGGAAAGGATCCCACCTCACAACCAAATAGATGCATGTACTGACTCTCCTCTTTGGCCTTACCAAAATAGAATATCTTACTTTTGTGGAAATTATTTTttaaacccgaaagttgttcgtaaAGACACTTGATCAAACTAATTGCCTTTTtaaggtcatgttccataaaaatgACCATGTAAACCACATACTAGAGGGTAGGTACACTTTCATCAATCAGATGTGGACTAAGGTCCCCAACCCGACCATCCTCCTTAGCCTCTACTATAAGAATAGAGAACATATCTTTGCAATATTAAATAGAACTCGTGAGATGGGGTCAGTTTCCTTAATCCCTTCTTGGTTTGGAAATAATAACTGATATCACCATTGACCTTAGCCCCAACACTCTCTCCTTGAATGTAAGAGTCCACTTGTTGTCTGCATTCAGCCGCAAAATCTTTCCTGCGAAGAGCTTGCTAAAAAAACAATTTACTTTGTTGTATGCCTTTTCAAAGTTCACCTTAAAGTAAACTCCATCAACTTTCTTAGAGTGTAGCTCAATAATTATCATGAATGAAGGACAACCACTTCCTCAAGAATATTGCGAATAGACATAAAGTTGTTCGGGTTAGGTGCACCAGAGTATGAGCCATACTAGTCAATTGGAGTGGAATGTTTGGCTCTCGAGTGTAATTACACCCGTTTTTTTTAATAATAGTAATTTGTAAGAAAgtcaaaaaaaaatctgaaactttttgcaaacaAAGTAGATTTATTATTGCACTCGTATAAAGACTTTCGCGAAGAAATGACTTTCATGCTGTTGTGGACGTAAAAAGAAACAAATTTGTCACTATCTATGCTGTACTATTCACGCTATTGTAAGAGAATACTTGTCATTTTTGTCAAAAATTTGTATTTCGTTGCAGAATATTTTTTACGTCAGTAACGACAGCTCAAGTTTGTTGCGAAAAAGTTTTGGAATGACTtgacttttttttgaaaaaaaaaacgtaACCAGGTGTAATTACCAACATGTTTCAAAGGGTATTTTTCATCTATTTGTGCCTACCTTAGTGAACATTTTAAAACTGGTATTCAACAAGCATATGGGTCATAATTGCTCAACCCGAAGAACAGAAGCCTGATAATTCCAAAGTTGATGTCACTCTGTCTCACTTATTACACATATTGCTGCAGGAGTGAACACCATGGACCCGTTCCTCGAGAGGTTCttcccggcggtgttccggcgaaAGAACTTGGTAAGCTTAGACAACTACTGCAAGTACGACAACCAGGCCCTCTCTGCCTTCACCTCCATCCTCTATCTCTCCGGCCAAGTCTCTACACTTGCGGCCGCGCCGGTGACAAGGAACTACGGCCGTCGTGCCAGCATTATCTGCGGCGGCATCAGCTTTCTTATCGGCGCAGCCCTTAACGCGGCGGCTGTGAACCTCACGACGTTAATCCTCGGCCGCGTCATGCTTGGCGTCGGCATCGGTTTCGGCAATCAGGTGTGGTAAGCTCAGACATACGGAgtgggcgattgcattgcatgtGTGCTTGTAGCATTGCCACTGAACAAGTTCTTGGTGCCATCGTAGGCTGTGCCGCTGTACTTGTCCGAGATGGCGCCGGCGCACCTCCGCGGCGGGCTGAACATGATGTTCCAGCTCGCGACGACGCTTGGCATCTTCTCGGCGAACATGATCAACTATGGCACGCTAAAAATCAAGCCGTGGGGTTGGCGTCTCTCGCTGTTGCTGATGACGGTCGGCGGGATCCTCCTCCCGGAGACGCCGAACAGCCTCATCGAGCGCGGGCGCGTCGAGGAGGGTCGGCGTGTGCTGGAGCTGATCCGAGGAACCGCGGACGTCGACGCTGAGTTCACGGACATGGCGGAGGCGAGTGAACTGGCCAACACCATCAAGCACCCGTTCCGGAACATCCTCGAGCGGCGCAACCGGCCGCAGCTGGTTATGGCCGTGTGCATGCCGGCATTCCAGGTCCTAACGGGCATAAACTCCATCCTCTTCTACGCGCCGGTGCTGTTCCAGAGCATGGGCTTTGGCGCCAGCTGGTCCCTCTACTCCTCCATGCTCACCGGTGCCGTGCTCTTGTTCTCCACGCTCATTTCCATCGCCACCGTCGACCGCCTCGGTAGGAGGAAGCTACTCATCAGCGGCGGCATCCAGATGATCGTTTGCCAGGTGATCGTGGCGGCGATACTGGCGTTGAAGTTCGACGCAGACAAGCATCTGTCGCGGGGCTGCTCGATCGCGGTAGTGTTCGTGATCTGCCTCTTCATGCTCGCGTTCGGGTGGTCGTGGGGTCCGCTCGGGTGGACGGTGCCGAGCGAGATCTTCGCCCTGGAGACGCGGTCGGCGGGGCAGAGCATCACGGTGGCCGTcaacctcttcttcaccttcatcaTCGCGCAGGCGTTCCTGTCGCTGCTCTGCGCCTTCAAGTtcgccatcttcatcttcttcgCTGCGTGGATCGCCGTCATGACCGCCTTCGTCTATGTCTTCCTGCCGGAGACCAAGGGCGTGCCCATCGAGCAGATGGTGCTGCTCTGGAGCAAGCACGGGTTCTGGAAGAACGTCATGCCGGACATGCCACTCGAGGACGGATGGGGACCCGGTGGGGACAGTGCTCTTACCGATGGCAACATTCACAAGTGAAGATCATCTGCGATAATTCTACACCTACGAAGACTAACGTAAATCTTTTACGTAACCTTTCATCAATACCTCTCTCTTCCCTGATTTTAAGTGGGATGGGGCCCGCCTTCTCACAGCACGCGACGCGCGCCTGCTTGCAGTGGTTGGAGCGTCTGCGTCTGGGttagttaggccaactccaccgcccgactccaaacggacgtccgttttgtccggtttCAGTCCGTTTGGGTATGGATTTGGgatcgtgtccgggcctgtcctgaaATGCGATGGCCGTGCGCCCAGCacgcggccgcatccatttgccccatcctgtccgtcaGGGCAAAAAATGCCCTAATTTGCATCAAAACTAGTTTCCaacccaaatatttgtctgaaaattaaaatagttttacaacccaattgaatttttttaataaaatagttttacaaccaaatcgaaattgtcttgactgaacataaaatagttttacatctattggttgccaatgtgatcccagacgtgctcaaccaagtcattttgaagattgaaatgagtgtgccaatcacgcatctcacggtggaattggGCAAACTGTTTAAATGTGGTCgtgtcttggtgcaggggctcaatattttcaccttgataatcaaatccttggtcgaagatactctcatcacgctcgtcctcgacgatcatgttgtgcatgatcacacaagcagtcatcacctcccaaagcttcatttcatcccatgacagtgcagggtttcgaacgataccccaccgggattgaagcacaccaaaagcacgttccacatcctttctaacactctcttgcatttTGGCAAATCTCTTCCTtttctcaccttggggtttcgagattgtcttcacaaaagttgaccactgaggatatataccatctgctagatagtatcccttgttgtaatggtggccgttgatctcaaagttgccaggtggggagtggccttctgcaagcctcgaGAAGACTGGAGAACGTTGCAgcatgttgatatcattgtgagaacctgccatgccgaagaaagaatgccatatccaaagatcttgcgatgccaccgcttctaatatgacagtgcacccgttaacatgccccttgtactggccctgccaagcaaatggacagttcttccactcccaatgcatacaatctatgctgccaagcatgcctggaaagcctctatctgcgttggtcgccaacaatctctctgtatcagcggcagttggctgcctcaagtactctgggccaaacaccttgatcacagcctggcaaaacttgtacattgacatcagacatgttgtctcactcatacgcacatactcatccaccagatcgcctggaattccatatgcaagcatgcggatggccgcggtgcatttctgataagaggagaatccaagtttgccaagggcatccgtcttgcactcgaagtatgggtcatgagcaaccactccctctcggatacgattgaacacatgccttgccatacgaaaacggcgacgaaatttatccggcttgaagagcggagtgttggcaaagtaatcgacatagagcagggcgtggcctctctccctgttgcgattcaggttgggagcacggtcAGAGAGttaccccctgtaccgaggaagctgccgttgaatatggtcgtgaacgaccagtgcagccaccacaagatcttcatcatctgaCGACGAATCGTCCAATGAACAAAGGAAATGATGGAAGAAAAActcatctccactgtccatacctttgttggcaaaaggtcgaacaccttgcggtcgtgctggcgaagaggccgcgatgatcacctcgacgcagcaggggtggttgccggccggctactggccgctctggagctctcgtcggaaTCTGCTTCGGCCGTCGTGGTATGTCGCCGGCACTCGTGTCCCCTCCGCCACCGGCAAGGATGACGACGGCCAAACCTCCCCCGATAGACAACCAAAACTAAggcgaaagcgcgggcgtggtggcggccatgtcgagacgtggtttggtatggacggcggggggctgcgcggtgaggaggcggccggataatagcggcggcgccggcgatgggGCAGGGCGGGGAAAGAGGGTGAAgcgttgggagcggagggactgctagtgtccccgacaggcgggccacgagAGGGACAAGGGCGTGCGTTGCGGctgtccgcgcgcgtccgtttcaccccaaatcgagcgcaagtttgggccggggatggatcgaaaacggacagaatccggacaattGTCCGTTTGAGGCCGTGCGTTGGGCCGCCTCTTTTGTcctttttaccccaaacggacggagcCGGAcatgatagggtcgcgcggtggagttagCCTTAGCTCTAACTCATCGTGTTGTATCAGAGGACACACAGGCAGCACATGCTCACTTTTGGTGGGTCTAGAGCGAATGCTCTCGTCCTATGCTTTGAAAGCATGAATAGGGCGTGGTCAGTATTTTCCTAGCGTGCCTAAGAAACATACTAGTGGTAACACAGTCGAAAACCCAATTCGGTGCCTTATTTTTTGTTTCGTGCAATATTACGGGAAAAAATGTATTCCCTTCGTTTGGAAATACtttgtcattaaaatggataaaaGGTGATGTATCTCCATtttgaagataaatatttttgaacggaggga comes from Triticum aestivum cultivar Chinese Spring chromosome 5B, IWGSC CS RefSeq v2.1, whole genome shotgun sequence and encodes:
- the LOC123116231 gene encoding sugar transport protein 7-like; protein product: MAGGMAPLGVKKERATEYKGQMTLAVAMACVVAAIGGSIFGYDIGISGVNTMDPFLERFFPAVFRRKNLVSLDNYCKYDNQALSAFTSILYLSGQVSTLAAAPVTRNYGRRASIICGGISFLIGAALNAAAVNLTTLILGRVMLGVGIGFGNQAVPLYLSEMAPAHLRGGLNMMFQLATTLGIFSANMINYGTLKIKPWGWRLSLLLMTVGGILLPETPNSLIERGRVEEGRRVLELIRGTADVDAEFTDMAEASELANTIKHPFRNILERRNRPQLVMAVCMPAFQVLTGINSILFYAPVLFQSMGFGASWSLYSSMLTGAVLLFSTLISIATVDRLGRRKLLISGGIQMIVCQVIVAAILALKFDADKHLSRGCSIAVVFVICLFMLAFGWSWGPLGWTVPSEIFALETRSAGQSITVAVNLFFTFIIAQAFLSLLCAFKFAIFIFFAAWIAVMTAFVYVFLPETKGVPIEQMVLLWSKHGFWKNVMPDMPLEDGWGPGGDSALTDGNIHK